The Anaerotignum faecicola sequence GGAAGACTTCGAGAAGCTGATACTGGCCTACGACTATTCCACCAGGCGAAAGAGTCTGTACCGGGTGGAAGATGCGGATGGGGAACCGGAAATGATAGAGAGCGGAGGATACCGTTATCCGAAGCTGACATTTACAAGGAGGAAATCATAATGGGGTACGAGGAACAGGCGACAGGAACCATGGGGATCCCCTATTACGACAGCCTTTTGCCGGAAGAGCAGCAGGAAGTAACAGAAGCCGTTAAGCTTCTTCTCAGGCAGACGTTTGTGCTGGAGCGGAAATACGAAAAGCGTTCCGGCCGCTTTACGAATAACCGGGAGTTCCGGATCTGCAACAAGCATCTGGAATTTCTAAGAAAATATTTTGCCGTCAGCGGCGTCTCGGTGGTGGAGAACAGCCAGATGGGAGT is a genomic window containing:
- a CDS encoding DUF5716 family protein, giving the protein EDFEKLILAYDYSTRRKSLYRVEDADGEPEMIESGGYRYPKLTFTRRKS